The segment ATTGTGTCAGATGTTTTTGCTTCTGGCTAAGAAGATACTGTCGTTAATGAACTTTTTGTACTTTTATTACTTCACGACAGGGTCATGAGGGGAAATTCTCAGTGTATATACATGCATCAAAGGATACGCCGGTTCACACCAGTCGTTACTTTCTTAACCGTGAAATTAGAAGTGATGAGGTCTGTCTCTGATGCCTCTATATGTGGATATAATATGTCATGACATCTCTCTAATTTGGTCATAATGACTACATTTAGTTGGTGTGTGTGTGTCATTGGTTCTGTAGTAATTTTCATGATTGTGGTAATAgaatcatcatatatatatatgtatgtttttgTGAAGGTGATCTGGGGTAGAATATCAATGATTGATGCCGAGAGACGTTTATTGACCAATGCTCTAAGAGATCCTGAAAATCAGCAATTTGTTTTACTCTCTGATAGGTAATCTCTCCCAGACACTTTACTTGTCTTATTACTGAGTATTCTGAGGTTGCCATAACCAACTTGAGAGTGTTTCTTGGTTTTTGCAGTTGTGTGCCACTTAGAAGTTTTGAATACATGTACAACTATATGATGTACAGCAATGTCAGCTATGTTGACTGGTAAAGTCATTTTATTCAAGTTGATGAGATCTCAGAATCATAGTTACACATGATTCCAGATATCTTCCCGGCTTCtctatactaatatatatagttttctcTTACCCTTCAGCTTTGACGATCCTGGTCCACATGGAACCGGCAGGCATATGGATCACATGTTGCCGGAAATTCCAAAAGAAGATTTTCGAAAGGGTGCACAGGTAGAAAACTATTTCGCTGATCTTGTATTATGTTTGCATCATACACTGAAAATACATGTGAGATCACTGAAAAGATAAAGACTCAAATATAAGGAATCATTTATGTGTCATTGTTGGAACCGGTTTATATGACACTAGGATTTTAAGTAGAGCTGTGTGTAGTTATGTCTGCACCATCTTACATCTAGTGATGAAGCCCAAATTTTCCTTGCAAGTGATGAAGTGGTAAACACATTTTTTGGTTCCATTTGTAGTCATTGGGATGCATTTTGATCATGTGACAAAGACTGGCATGAGAGATTATTTTAACAAGTTTTCATGGTTTAGTTAACTCCGTCTATATATATCCGTGCAGTGGTTCTCAATGAAGCGCCAGCATGCTGTAATAACTGTGGCAGACAGTCTTTACTACTCAAAGTTCCGGGACTACTGTCGGGTGAGTATGACCTAAGCCGCAGAATAGATGCTTTTGAATCTATGAAAAATAGCCACACATTGATGGTAAGGCCTTGCTTTTTTTATACAGCCCGGTGTAGAGAGCAACAAGAACTGCATAGCGGACGAACACTACTTGCCAACATTCTTCCATGTGAGAATCCATTTTGATTCTATAACTAAAAGAAATTGTTACACTTTCTCATGTTTTCTTTATCCGTATCGGTGTGATAAATCTCTCAGATGCTTGATCCCGGTGGCATTGCTAACTGGACTGTGACATATGTTGATTGGTCTGAGAAAAAGTGGCATCCAAGAACGTACATGCCCAACGATGTCACACACGAGTTACTGAAGAACCTCACCGTATTGTCACTAAACTGCTATGATCTCTTAAAACTCTTCCTTTGCTTGCTTCTATTGGGATAGTTATTTGGTATATCTTTTGATCCATTTGCAGTCCATTGACGCAGTTTCACGTGTAACAAGTGATGGAACGGTACACGCTTCAAAACCAATTCATCTCCACTTGTAACCAGTTGTAAATCAACCTCTACCTTCATTATAACTCTCATGTCTATTTTCTTATGTCTGCAAAACTCAGGGTGAAGTAACATGGACACCATGCATGTGGAACGGAATCAAAAGACCTTGCTATCTCTTTGGAAGGAAATTCCACGCAGCTACTCTCAACAAACTGATCGACCTCTTTTCAAACTACACAAGCATGGCATAGACCTCAACGAGGCGTTTTGATTGATTGATGAAACGCAAAGCAAAAGAAGGTATTCTTTTCGACTGGGATTCTTTGGCCAACGTCCCATTACATACTAAGAACCAAGTTTTGGACTTGAGGAATAGAATCCCTAGAAGATATAACTCGCTGCAAAGCCCTTGTAAGAGAAGAGAAAATGATCTTGAGAAGCATGGGAAGTGTTTGGTGTATTTCTTTTGGTTGGGGACGTTGAGACATTTTAAACTCATCTGTTTTCACTACATCTCattgttatttatataaaatcttAGCAGAGTGCTTGATGTTTTATACAATTTAAAGTTCAGCATCTGACCATACCCTCACTGAAACTCCAAAGGTGGAGTTTTATATCAAAAACTAATCATACAAATTGCTATTAAGCATTCTCCCTTTTTTTCAGTTCTCTAGAGCTACATTCTTATTACTgcatattacaaaaaaatattacaaacacaaacaacatTTGTTCAGTGCCGATGTCCGAGAGCCACCACCGGAATCCTCACTTTATGCCCTCGGCTACCTTTCAACTTCACCTCTCCGAAGCTGTAAACTCCAGAAACCGATCTCACGGTCAGAATAACAGAGAAAATTCTAGAAGCACCAGGTCTGAGAGTCATTGCTGGTGGGTTCACTTCAATGGCAGTAGAAGGCTGCATCCTAGCTGTTATGGTGTATGTTTCTTCTACCTCTGCCACATTCGTCACTCTCCTTGTTATGGTTTGAGTCCCAACAAGGTGAGAAATGGCGATGGATGCTGCATTGAAGTTTGAAGGATGTTTCATATCATAGTTGCAGGGCATGTTGGTGTAGTTTCTAATCTCGTGGGAATCAATCCCCGGTGTTGTGCACAAGAATCCTAGATAGTCCTCATAACCTTTACAAGAGAAAATCTTATTGACCAAAGAGATCAAAGATCTTTGTACATTATTGATGAGAAACAGAGAAAACAGTACCTGCATCAAAGACGAGGCCAGGATCTAGAGCAGCATGTGGATTGACATGACCACTTCCGTAATCAAAAGGAGTGGCTTTAACAAGCGTCACAGCTTCTGTGTCTGAATATTGCTGTGCCTGGAGAAGCCTTCCTGCTCTATCTATAACTGTTGAGGTCGTCATCAAAGCTGATTTGATAGAAGCTGGACTCCACTGAGGATACTTCTGCTTCACCAATGCAGCTATCCCAGCTATGTGTGGTGCAGCCATGCTTGTTCCTGATATTAGCGCAAATCCTTCGCCTGCTCAAGACACCCAAAGTAAGAAACTCTCAAAAGAACCTCCACATGTTTAGATGCTTACTTACCAACATAGTTAGGCTCGTCTGTTCCGTTTGGACACCAAGCAGCCCATATGAGATAACCGGGTGCAAGAATATCCGGTTTAAGAAGATCAGCATCTTGAAAGCTAAAGTCTTTTGTATTAGGTCCTCTAGCTGAGAACAATGCCACTTGAGGTGCTGATTTGTGATAAACAGGTGCTAAACCATCTCCAATGCTTCCCTCAGCTTTAAAGCTTTTCACTCGCCCTGTCCAGTCTCTTGTTGTACTGACATTGTAGTAATCTATCAAATCCTAAAGATGCAAAACACACATCGTTTTTAAGATTCTCACAAAACTAGACTGAGAGTTAAGTCAAAAACATAGAAGCTCTCATTTACCATTGACTTAGATACATCTGTGATCAGGATTCCTGGAACAGCAGAAGGAACAGGATCGAATTTGGTTCCTGGAGAAACATTTTCAACAACGAGAACGAAACCAGCTGCTCCGAGATGCTTCACTGTCGCAACAACTTTTTTGATGGAAGCTGTGCCAACAACGAAGTTGAAAGAGTACCCACAGAGAAGAATCTTTCCTT is part of the Brassica rapa cultivar Chiifu-401-42 chromosome A09, CAAS_Brap_v3.01, whole genome shotgun sequence genome and harbors:
- the LOC103837950 gene encoding glycosyltransferase BC10 isoform X1 produces the protein MKAVKGWLLGRTSYTQSLPGARHHRTPPTKKRVWIIAVVSLITMFVIGAYMFPHHRNSACYMFSSNGCKALTDWLPPSPREFSDDEIAARVVISEMLSSPRVIEKTSKIAFMFLTPGTLPFEKLWDLFLEGHEGKFSVYIHASKDTPVHTSRYFLNREIRSDEVIWGRISMIDAERRLLTNALRDPENQQFVLLSDSCVPLRSFEYMYNYMMYSNVSYVDCFDDPGPHGTGRHMDHMLPEIPKEDFRKGAQWFSMKRQHAVITVADSLYYSKFRDYCRPGVESNKNCIADEHYLPTFFHMLDPGGIANWTVTYVDWSEKKWHPRTYMPNDVTHELLKNLTSIDAVSRVTSDGTGEVTWTPCMWNGIKRPCYLFGRKFHAATLNKLIDLFSNYTSMA
- the LOC103837950 gene encoding glycosyltransferase BC10 isoform X2 codes for the protein MFVIGAYMFPHHRNSACYMFSSNGCKALTDWLPPSPREFSDDEIAARVVISEMLSSPRVIEKTSKIAFMFLTPGTLPFEKLWDLFLEGHEGKFSVYIHASKDTPVHTSRYFLNREIRSDEVIWGRISMIDAERRLLTNALRDPENQQFVLLSDSCVPLRSFEYMYNYMMYSNVSYVDCFDDPGPHGTGRHMDHMLPEIPKEDFRKGAQWFSMKRQHAVITVADSLYYSKFRDYCRPGVESNKNCIADEHYLPTFFHMLDPGGIANWTVTYVDWSEKKWHPRTYMPNDVTHELLKNLTSIDAVSRVTSDGTGEVTWTPCMWNGIKRPCYLFGRKFHAATLNKLIDLFSNYTSMA